From a region of the Labrus mixtus chromosome 5, fLabMix1.1, whole genome shotgun sequence genome:
- the si:ch211-113d22.2 gene encoding three finger toxin MALT0052C isoform X2, producing the protein MKTTFALLLIVSLACHSHALKCYSCVGMNEEDCNRQGSSTCPHYADACSTITGANTVMKSCTFKSFCDKAQGESPGARMHCCFSDSCNGPPRTTNPWAHYHTNGVGAVSCSPILLITGLLLRVALSHL; encoded by the exons ATGAAGACCACATTCGCCCTGCTGCTCATTGTCTCTCTGGCATGTCACA GCCACGCCCTCAAATGTTACTCGTGTGTGGGAATGAATGAGGAGGACTGCAACAGACAGGGCTCCTCAACCTGCCCTCACTATGCTGATGCCTGCTCCACCATCACAGGGGCca ACACTGTGATGAAGTCGTGCACCTTTAAATCGTTCTGTGACAAGGCTCAGGGTGAAAGCCCCGGGGCCAGAATGCACTGTTGTTTCAGTGACAGCTGTAATGGACCCCCCAGGACCACCAACCCCTGGGCTCACTACCACACCAACGGTGTGGGGGCCGTGTCCTGCAGCCCCATCCTGCTCATCACAGGCCTCCTGCTGCGTGTGGCCCTaagtcatctttaa
- the si:ch211-113d22.2 gene encoding CD59 glycoprotein isoform X1, producing the protein MKTTFALLLIVSLACHSALSCSTCEGHALKCYSCVGMNEEDCNRQGSSTCPHYADACSTITGANTVMKSCTFKSFCDKAQGESPGARMHCCFSDSCNGPPRTTNPWAHYHTNGVGAVSCSPILLITGLLLRVALSHL; encoded by the exons ATGAAGACCACATTCGCCCTGCTGCTCATTGTCTCTCTGGCATGTCACA GTGCTCTCTCCTGTTCTACCTGTGAAGGCCACGCCCTCAAATGTTACTCGTGTGTGGGAATGAATGAGGAGGACTGCAACAGACAGGGCTCCTCAACCTGCCCTCACTATGCTGATGCCTGCTCCACCATCACAGGGGCca ACACTGTGATGAAGTCGTGCACCTTTAAATCGTTCTGTGACAAGGCTCAGGGTGAAAGCCCCGGGGCCAGAATGCACTGTTGTTTCAGTGACAGCTGTAATGGACCCCCCAGGACCACCAACCCCTGGGCTCACTACCACACCAACGGTGTGGGGGCCGTGTCCTGCAGCCCCATCCTGCTCATCACAGGCCTCCTGCTGCGTGTGGCCCTaagtcatctttaa